A section of the Cydia splendana chromosome 1, ilCydSple1.2, whole genome shotgun sequence genome encodes:
- the LOC134794690 gene encoding uncharacterized protein LOC134794690 isoform X1 — protein sequence MAAAPAASCMSAENGCVMFDCLVHLWEWLDPPIAQSQFQMENKKQVPATQQPLMQQHLMAQHVHPDQIYNQHHPAIATHLSSPQSGQLPPNGVMHQLLQSQYQSNIDARSPLLENRHELYGTGYNQDYARQYGVNDNYNYPQSPPRLERTELHTDHNVNNEILHNIPKGYNAEVYQDYLKRNPPKDTNQIYQNHQPMYRPNSNQYGSKPYLPYSSRIGPHSNTELLRRQYNEIQQMKLQQQLHYQNQAQMHQQQKFAERQMLLQQIHGVQPPPNLQNSIYSDTSYRDLDRYSSKNDFKEYSNTDIQKDIDRYAKNNEFRENDKQSRQYPDQQWQPNQQTDSREHERYRRQSEGDKGKSQSPPSDQSPKSNVGVVSPMKSSESSSPSIKSPSSDSRRSSGGTQALRSPIAQRLPSAPVTMSGILYKQGSDGLKVWRKRWFVLSEYCLFYYKSHDEEKLLGSVLLPSYKVSACTADDKVLRKFAFKLEHANMRTYILCAPDQEAMLKWVKALTMAALMQSLNDQPQKQSERAAAKTEEDEVPGPTYANAPPKPRRSNEGYNSPSSDIYDPNYDLLKQPASHYSQGTSHTRYQEHNYPSSPHQESIYTRSPQSPPAPPQYPTKRPYDTHHLSLPLTNTVTDRLENNQPSTSTSMYKTTPNSPYFDTRSRTQQESKQEQIYDRQPQSNPFLQDTTPQTESFRDIDMQNKNSRNYEQERAQSKTNDPYPETRLNNSSKVDMGQYSRDVYGELNARPSRSGSAINERLLIERRTPDAYGRSTTMSAYSKDKAGDYEDVYATYGTENDYGQSYAKSPNILRDAPNHSSQLQQQSQEPIGNYSQEKSFSGPSVLRRKKMQSSGIQPQMPRPHSADFLEYESKNEMLNRSMVNRTSSNVPRQPQRPKSSLDINSSYDPSSDRYYSEESYAEKMRQSAQYLQQGLGPRNIQIPLAKYASGLAEKQLHSPYSHTTNNNYETEFGSPRNNGDNISNHLKYNETLNSNWTLKNKDPKDYLNRSGSVMSDGSNISAYAKGIKRIDTNAEGFMRSASARLPSTAPEREGEKKVQQREESMKRLLEWKQRMLQSPLTRKSTPATISLARSLNQSRQSLKDYKSKTYANASYNSYSSDDEEDAPGTELQKLRNMQAGRSQKENVISPIVAEPISPHAPLTANAVGLLGDKVKENIKANTNNQTTENAYENVRAISNPEDITRSENNVSENNNEDTSQSADISNIEASDKPDSEDDFETHESEAESETQIEYTDNDLDEVLLEAESVVDEKCNDKDTKNVPGGNESSMSKENCQNKSETPPVQTIGEEHYLPMSPRKVSTVEPAHKVIIQNLSVFDQTMPQSYEDNPYVEMNLGNDDDDLQTYEIVCVNNGRVEPVYMELTNVLADETSSFDMTTDAVTVRRASLDTASHFADTKDHTLKRVSKADKILKESSKTGEKQSYCSDAEDEASKEISLDSPFSRFSISDTFRPASYYLSSSSSNVLDLQDSSDSEIFPPPPVPNSSPPCGELSDDALSKYILDKLDQSDMSQDNSILKMLTSENQKMNTAKRRTTSLMIYGSRTSIHDTLSRGEKARSSRASLTLERNKANDAQNNILRNSILERQNSSSIESDSLKSYNADRGSSRLSLESDISSKFEMTQSNNSSEVASLNGSESAIELRHSNSYRDLEIMMKRRPLSDDSLFELEGPGIRTHNDCASNIDLDRYLDNLQPSPSNSSFNNSNNRNISLNNTDDQCNIYKDNVNQAVNLPTTLHTRCSSTPVPSTNKKCHMHLTDTQTSCSSVVMPKSQISYYCKDYDEEKILAKNLNKDVSCDKIKDFECEKLPLIAGVDTNASSSTTGFHSRESSTEHSAPYYYSDLSSQEHINVLPTSHYLKNTNLHRKLNNQRRRGPLHKKNEISHIHNPIRKGQAFATDHHFELAATARSVSVEFLSAADKDPEIDVKNIYESSGGKHSKIPESLSLMSELSCKRISGSSILDSSSPESNNDNRSTLNISSPVQLSTASMSSHCSGTSSNTVYYDAEAEASAYENIMCQGEKHWEEDSLWRDNLRRVSHRHARSMDDLDTVTTESTIVPTGRTSVDVCAMNSIKRIKKNGVKKISRNVTYVNCDIQNQVLRRRDNNIHTVCLEEQDKVGDNDVYVSLAQNTGASLLEPSDEGVYEQLAVESLSNSFTSPKTVSCKVASKGKKKFEIDREKLRQWDLMSSGLMKGGVGRVRGAGGRVGAGDALCSTDSGADSASNEGIL from the exons GCTTGACCCCCCAATTGCACAATCACAATTCCAAATGGAGAACAAAAAGCAGGTGCCCGCTACGCAGCAGCCGCTGATGCAGCAGCACCTGATGGCGCAACACGTGCATCCTGATCAAATCTACAACCAGCATCACCCTGCTATCGCAACCCACCTGTCTTCCCCGCAATCTGGCCAGCTTCCACCAAATGGCGTTATGCACCAACTCCTGCAAAGTCAATATCAATCTAACATAGATGCCCGTTCACCACTTCTCGAAAACAGACACGAGTTGTATGGAACTGGTTACAATCAAGATTATGCTAGGCAATACGGAGTTAACGACAACTACAATTACCCACAATCGCCTCCTAGGTTAGAAAGAACGGAATTACACACCGACCATAATGTAAATAACGAAATACTTCACAATATTCCTAAAGGATATAATGCTGAAGTGTATCAAGACTATTTAAAACGAAACCCACCGAAAGATACCAACCAAATATACCAAAATCATCAACCGATGTATCGACCCAATTCAAATCAATACGGCTCTAAACCGTATCTTCCATATTCAAGTCGAATAGGGCCGCATAGTAATACAGAGCTATTACGAAGACAGTACAACGAAATCCAGCAAATGAAGTTGCAACAGCAACTGCACTACCAAAATCAAGCGCAGATGCACCAACAACAGAAGTTCGCTGAGAGGCAGATGCTACTCCAACAAATTCATGGCGTACAACCACCTCCAAACTTGCAAAATAGTATATACTCTGATACCTCTTATAGAGATTTAGATAGATATAGTAGTAAAAATGATTTTAAGGAGTATAGTAATACCGATATACAGAAAGATATTGATAGGTACGCGAAAAATAATGAATTTAGAGAAAATGATAAACAAAGCAGGCAATATCCCGATCAGCAATGGCAGCCCAATCAGCAAACTGATTCTAGGGAGCATGAAAGATATAGAAGACAATCAGAAGGCGATAAAGGAAAGAGTCAGTCCCCGCCTTCGGATCAAAGTCCAAAGAGTAACGTTGGTGTCGTTTCACCTATGAAATCCAGCGAGTCCAGTAGTCCAAGTATAAAGTCACCTTCTTCGGACAGCAGAAGAAGCAGTGGCGGGACTCAAGCTTTACGGTCGCCGATAGCACAACGATTACCTTCTGCCCCAGTAACCATGTCTGGCATTCTGTACAAGCAGGGGTCGGATGGACTAAAAGTGTGGAGAAAGAGGTGGTTTGTCTTATCGGAGTACtgcttattttattacaaaa GTCATGATGAAGAGAAGCTCCTTGGATCCGTGCTACTTCCTTCATATAAGGTGTCAGCCTGTACCGCCGACGATAAAGTACTTCGGAAATTCGCTTTCAAGCTAGAGCATGCCAATATGCGCACTTACATACTGTGCGCTCCTGACCAGGAGGCCATGCTGAAGTGGGTGAAGGCGCTGACTATGGCAGCGCTCATGCAGAGCCTCAA TGACCAGCCACAAAAGCAGAGCGAACGGGCAGCTGCAAAAACAGAG GAGGATGAAGTTCCCGGGCCCACATATGCCAATGCGCCACCAAAACCGCGACGCTCAAATGAAGGATACAACTCGCCTAGCTCTGATAT ATATGATCCAAACTACGACCTACTCAAACAGCCAGCATCACACTACAGCCAAGGCACTAGTCATACACGCTACCAGGAACACAATTACCCGAGCAGTCCACATCAAGAGAGCATATACACTCGGAGTCCACAGTCGCCCCCGGCGCCGCCGCAGTACCCGACGAAACGACCATACGACACCCACCACCTGTCTCTGCCTCTGACAAACACCGTAACCGACAGATTAGAAAACAACCAACCTAGTACCTCAACTTCCATGTATAAGACCACACCTAACTCTCCTTACTTTGATACTAGGAGCAGAACGCAACAAGAATCTAAACAAGAGCAAATATATGATCGACAACCCCAGTCCAATCCCTTCCTGCAGGATACAACACCACAAACAGAAAGTTTTAGAGACATTGATATGCAAAATAAGAACAGTCGAAATTATGAACAAGAACGGGCCCAATCGAAAACCAATGATCCGTACCCAGAAACGCGTTTAAATAATTCTTCAAAGGTGGACATGGGACAATACAGTCGAGATGTTTATGGAGAGTTGAACGCAAGACCCAGTAGGTCAGGGAGTGCAATCAATGAACGCTTATTAATAGAGAGGCGAACGCCCGATGCATATGGCCGGTCTACCACTATGTCCGCATACAGTAAAGATAAAGCCGGTGACTACGAAGACGTGTATGCTACATATGGTACCGAAAATGATTACGGTCAAAGTTATGCAAAGTCTCCAAATATCTTACGGGATGCACCCAATCATTCTAGTCAACTACAACAGCAAAGTCAAGAGCCCATTGGaaattat TCTCAAGAAAAATCTTTTAGCGGCCCTTCAGTCTTACGCAGGAAAAAGATGCAATCGAGTGGGATTCAGCCCCAAATGCCAAGACCCCATAGCGCAGATTTTCTTGAATATGAATCTAAGAATGAAATGCTAAATAGATCCATGGTAAATCGAACTTCTAGTAATGTACCAAGGCAGCCACAGAGGCCTAAAtctagtttagatatcaactctTCATATGACCCTAGTTCAGATAGATACTATTCAGAAGAAAGTTATGCGGAAAAAATGCGCCAAAGTGCTCAATATTTACAGCAGGGTTTGGGACCCCGCAATATACAAATTCCTTTGGCAAAATACGCAAGTGGTCTGGCAGAAAAACAACTACATTCCCCATACTCACACACTACGAACAATAATTATGAAACCGAATTTGGCAGTCCTAGGAATAACGGTGACAACATAAGCAACCATTTGAAATACAATGAAACGTTAAATTCAAACTGGACTTTGAAGAATAAAGATCCTAAAGATTACCTTAATAGAAGTGGAAGTGTTATGAGTGATGGTTCTAATATAAGTGCTTATGCTAAGGGTATTAAAAGAATAGATACAAACGCCGAAGGCTTCATGAGATCCGCAAGTGCACGATTACCTTCCACAGCTCCTGAAAGAGAGGGTGAGAAGAAAGTACAACAG CGAGAGGAATCAATGAAGCGATTATTGGAATGGAAACAGCGCATGTTACAATCACCTTTAACACGTAAAAGTACTCCAGCCACTATCTCTCTGGCTCGGTCTCTGAATCAGAGCCGACAGTCGTTAAAAGACTACAAATCGAAGACCTACGCTAATGCGTCATATAACAGCTATTCTTCCGATGATGAAG AAGACGCACCGGGTACTGAACTGCAAAAACTGAGAAATATGCAGGCAGGAAGgtcccaaaaagaaaatgttataaGTCCCATCGTAGCTGAGCCTATATCCCCGCACGCACCCCTTACCGCAAATGCAGTTGGGCTCCTAGGAGATAAAGTCAAAGAAAATATCAAAGCAAACACTAATAATCAAACAACTGAAAACGCCTATGAAAATGTTCGTGCTATATCTAACCCGGAAGATATCACACGAAGCGAAAATAACGTTTCTGAGAATAATAATGAAGATACAAGTCAAAGCGCGGACATATCAAACATTGAAGCAAGTGACAAACCAGATTCAGAAGATGATTTCGAAACTCATGAAAGTGAGGCGGAATCTGAAACACAAATTGAGTATACCGATAACGATTTAGATGAGGTACTGTTAGAAGCAGAGAGTGTTGTTGATGAGAAATGTAATGATAAAGATACCAAAAATGTACCTGGAGGAAATGAGTCAAGTATGTCTAAAGAAAACTGCCAAAATAAGTCTGAAACTCCACCTGTACAAACTATAGGTGAAGAGCATTATTTGCCAATGAGTCCACGAAAGGTATCCACTGTAGAACCTGCCCACAAAGTAATTATTCAAAACTTGAGCGTGTTTGATCAGACAATGCCTCAGTCCTATGAGGATAATCCATACGTTGAAATGAACTTGGGAAATGACGATGATGATTTGCAAACATACGAAATAGTTTGTGTTAATAATGGCAGAGTTGAACCTGTATACATGGAATTGACTAATGTTTTAGCCGATGAAACAAGTTCATTTGATATGACAACAGATGCGGTGACAGTGAGAAGAGCTTCGTTAGATACTGCATCTCATTTTGCTGATACTAAGGATCACACGTTAAAAAGAGTTTCAAAAgcagataaaatattaaaagaatCATCAAAGACTGGAGAAAAACAAAGCTATTGTTCAGATGCAGAAGATGAAGCATCAAAAGAAATATCATTAGATAGTCCTTTTAGTCGATTCAGTATATCAGATACATTCAGACCCGCTTCGTATTATCTGAGTAGTAGCAGTAGTAACGTATTAGATCTTCAAGATAGTTCTGATAGCGAGATTTTTCCACCTCCTCCAGTTCCAAATTCATCTCCTCCGTGTGGCGAGCTGTCCGATGATGCTTTGTCAAAATACATTTTGGATAAATTGGATCAGTCAGATATGTCTCAAGACAATTCAATTCTGAAAATGTTGACTAGTGAAAATCAAAAAATGAACACAGCGAAGAGGAGAACAACATCTTTAATGATATATGGAAGTCGCACCTCTATTCATGACACACTCTCTAGAGGTGAGAAAGCGCGTAGTAGCAGGGCTAGTTTGACACTTGAGAGAAATAAAGCAAACGATgcacaaaataatattttaagaaaTTCCATTCTTGAACGACAGAATTCTAGTAGTATAGAATCTGACTCCCTAAAAAGTTACAATGCAGACAGAGGTTCATCAAGGCTGTCATTAGAATCCGATATTAGCAGCAAATTTGAAATGACACAATCAAATAATTCATCAGAAGTTGCAAGTTTGAATGGAAGTGAATCTGCAATAGAATTACGGCACTCTAATTCGTATAGAGACTTGGAAATTATGATGAAAAGAAGACCTCTCTCAGATGATTCGTTATTTGAATTAGAAGGACCTGGAATACGCACTCATAATGATTGCGCATCAAATATAGACTTAGATCGATACTTAGATAATTTACAACCTAGTCCCAGTAATTCCAGTTTTAACAATAGTAATAACCGAaatatttcgttaaataatacTGATGACCAGTgcaatatttataaagataatgTCAATCAAGCAGTTAATTTACCAACCACTTTGCATACTCGATGTTCCAGTACGCCAGTGCCTAGTACGAACAAAAAATGTCATATGCATTTGACGGATACTCAAACTTCGTGTAGCTCGGTGGTGATGCCCAAATCCCAAATATCTTATTACTGTAAAGATTATGACGAGGAAAAAATTCTCGCAAAGAATTTGAATAAAGACGTGTCATGTGATAAAATAAAGGACTTTGAATGTGAGAAACTACCACTTATTGCGGGGGTGGATACTAACGCTTCCTCTAGCACTACTGGTTTTCATAGTAGAGAGAGCTCTACGGAACACAGCGCTCCGTATTACTATTCAGATCTATCTTCTCAGGAGCATATTAACGTACTACCAACATCTCATTACTTAAAAAATACTAATCTCCATCGAAAGTTAAATAATCAACGCCGAAGAGGTCCCCTTCACAAGAAAAATGAAATTTCACATATACATAATCCTATACGCAAAGGTCAAGCATTTGCCACTGATCATCATTTTGAATTAGCAGCAACAGCAAGAAGTGTGTCAGTTGAATTTTTAAGTGCAGCAGATAAAGATCCTGAAATagatgtaaaaaatatttatgaatcGTCAGGTggaaaacattctaaaattccCGAATCCTTGTCATTGATGTCTGAATTAAGTTGTAAAAGAATTTCCGGGAGCAGCATTTTGGATAGTTCTTCTCCGGAGTCTAACAATGATAATCGTAGCACTTTGAATATAAGTTCTCCCGTACAACTTTCAACTGCGAGTATGTCGTCGCACTGCAGTGGTACATCTTCTAATACAGTTTATTATGATGCAGAGGCAGAAGCGAGTGCTTATGAAAATATCATGTGCCAAGGTGAAAAACACTGGGAAGAAGATTCTTTGTGGAGGGACAACTTAAGAAGAGTATCACACAGGCATGCTAGATCCATGGATGACTTGGACACGGTTACAACGGAATCAACTATAGTGCCAACAGGACGGACTAGTGTCGACGTTTGCGCCATGAATAGTATTAAGcggataaaaaaaaatggagtaaaaaaaataagtcgtaACGTGACCTACGTTAACTGTGATATTCAAAACCAAGTTTTAAGGCGTAGAGATAATAATattcatactgtttgtcttgaaGAACAAgacaaagttggtgataatgatgtttatgttagtttggcgcaaaatactggcgCATCTTTGCTAGAACCGTCTGACGAAGGAGTTTATGAACAACTCGCTGTGGAATCATTAAGTAACTCGTTTACATCACCAAAGACCGTTAGTTGTAAAGTTGCCAGTAAAGGTAAAAAGAAATTTGAGATTGATAGGGAAAAGCTTCGACAGTGGGATCTAATGTCAAGTGGGCTTATGAAAGGCGGGGTGGGTCGTGTGCGGGGAGCAGGCGGCCGCGTGGGCGCAGGGGACGCGCTGTGTAGCACGGACAGTGGGGCTGACAGTGCAAGCAATGAAGGTATCCTCTAG